One region of Oryza sativa Japonica Group chromosome 5, ASM3414082v1 genomic DNA includes:
- the LOC4338034 gene encoding ATP-dependent 6-phosphofructokinase 6 — MEAATVVAAPIPAADAAAKALEKKLLDLELPPFPAPAKKAAAKVVAAAPKKKLAGGAGGYVLEDVPHLTDYLPNLPSFPNPLQNHPAYSVVKQYFVNADDTVAKKIVVHKGSARGTHFRRAGPRQRVFFQPDEVSAAIVTCGGLCPGLNTVIRELVCGLHDMYGVTSVVGIEGGYRGFYARNTVELTPRSVNGIHKRGGTVLGTSRGGQDTGKIVDSIQDRGINQVYIIGGDGTQKGAATIHAEVQRRGLKCAVVGVPKTIDNDIAVIDRSFGFDTAVEEAQRAINAAHVEAESAENGVGVVKLMGRNSGFIAMYATLASRDVDLCLIPESPFYLEGKGGLLEFAEKRLRENGHMVIVVAEGAGQDVIARSMRLADAHDASGNKVLLDVGLWLCAKIKDHFKKKANFPITLKYIDPTYMIRAVPSNASDNVYCSLLAHSAIHGAMAGYTGFTVAPVNGRHAYIPFYRITEKQNKVVITDRMWARVLCSTNQPCFLSTEDVEKAGQDDEEPIVPLVEGENSLVKAPPLLANAGDRAALCNGAA; from the exons ATGGAGGCCGCCACGGTTGTCGCTGCTCCGATTCCGGCGGCGGATGCTGCCGCCAAGGCGCTGGAGAAGAAGCTCCTTGACCTGGAGTTGCCGCCGttcccggcgccggcgaagaagGCCGCCGCCAAGGTGGTCGCTGCTGCTCCCAAGAagaagctcgccggcggcgccggcgggtacGTCCTCGAGGACGTGCCCCACCTCACCGACTACCTCCCCAACCTCCCCTCCTTCCCCAACCCCCTCCAGAACCACCCCGCCTACTCCGTCGTCAA GCAGTACTTCGTGAACGCCGACGACACGGTGGCGAAGAAGATCGTGGTGCACAAGGGGAGCGCGCGGGGGACGCACTTCCGGCGAGCCGGGCCGCGGCAGCGGGTGTTCTTCCAGCCCGACGAGGTGTCGGCGGCTATCGTCACCTGCGGCGGGCTGTGCCCGGGCTTGAACACCGTCATCCGCGAGCTCGTCTGCGGCCTCCACGACATGTACGGCGTGACGAGCGTGGTGGGCATCGAGGGCGGGTACCGCGGGTTCTACGCGCGCAACACGGTGGAGCTCACCCCGCGCTCCGTCAACGGCATCCACAAGCGCGGCGGCACGGTGCTCGGCACGTCGCGCGGCGGCCAGGACACGGGCAAGATCGTCGACAGCATCCAGGACCGTGGCATCAACCAGGTGTACatcatcggcggcgacggcacgcaGAAGGGCGCGGCGACGATCCACGCCGAGGTGCAGAGGCGCGGGCTCAAGTGCGCGGTGGTCGGCGTCCCCAAGACGATCGACAACGACATCGCCGTGATCGACCGCTCGTTCGGGTTCGACACCGCCGTGGAGGAGGCCCAGCGCGCCATCAACGCCGCCCACGTCGAGGCCGAGAGCGCCGAgaacggcgtcggcgtcgtcaaGCTCATGGGGCGGAACAGCGGCTTCATCGCCATGTACGCCACGCTCGCCAGCCGCGACGTCGACCTGTGCCTCATCCCGGAGTCCCCCTTCTACCTCGAAGGCaagggcggcctcctcgagtTCGCCGAGAAGCGGCTGCGCGAGAACGGCCACATGGTGATCGTCGTCGCCGAGGGCGCCGGCCAGGACGTGATCGCCAGGAGCATGCGCCTCGCCGACGCGCACGACGCGTCGGGCAACAAGGTGCTCCTCGACGTCGGCCTCTGGCTGTGCGCCAAGATCAAGGATCACTTCAAGAAGAAGGCGAATTTCCCCATCACGCTCAAGTACATCGACCCCACGTACATGATCCGCGCCGTGCCGTCCAACGCCTCCGACAACGTCTACTGCTCGCTGCTCGCCCACAGCGCCATCCATGGCGCCATGGCCGGGTACACCGGCTTCACCGTCGCACCCGTCAATGGCCGCCACGCCTACATCCCCTTCTAC AGGATCACGGAGAAGCAGAACAAGGTGGTCATCACGGACAGGATGTGGGCGAGGGTGCTCTGCTCGACGAACCAGCCGTGCTTCCTCAGCACGGAGGACGTCGAGAAGGCAGGGCAGGACGACGAGGAGCCGATCGTGCCGCTCGTCGAGGGCGAGAACTCGCTCGTcaaggcgccgccgctgctggccAACGCCGGCGATCGCGCCGCCCTCTGCAACGGCGCCGCCTGA